In one window of Primulina tabacum isolate GXHZ01 chromosome 8, ASM2559414v2, whole genome shotgun sequence DNA:
- the LOC142552936 gene encoding UDP-galactose transporter 1-like isoform X1: protein MEESIFCQWSVIRSILAILQWWGFNVTVIIINKWIFQKLDFKFPLSVSCIHFISSAIGAYLVIKVLKLKPLILVDPEDRWRRIFPMSFIFCINIVLGNVSLRYIPVSFMQTIKSFTPATTVILQWLIWNKYFDWRIWASLIPIVGGILVTSVTELSFNMLGFFAALFGCLATSTKTILAESLLHGYKFDSINTVYYMAPFATMILAIPAMLLEGPGVVEWIHTSPSLFSSLVIIFGSGVLAFCLNFSIFYVIHSTTAVTFNVAGNLKVAVAVTCSWLIFRNPISAMNAVGCAITLLGCTFYGYIRHMLSQTPGAPRTPRTPRTPRAITELIPLVNEKLDDKV from the exons ATGGAGGAGAGTATTTTTTGCCAGTGGAGTGTAATTCGATCCATATTAGCTATTCTCCAGTGGTGGGGTTTCAATGTCACCGTTATTATTATCAACAAATGGATCTTTCAG AAACTGGATTTTAAGTTTCCGTTGTCAGTGTCATGCATTCACTTTATATCTTCCGCAATAGGTGCATACCTGGTAATTAAAGTGCTAAAACTAAAGCCACTCATTCTGGTTGACCCTGAAGATCGCTGGAGGAGAATTTTTCCCATGTCATTTATATTTTGTATCAACATAGTTTTGGGAAATGTGAGCCTGCGTTATATTCCAGTTTCTTTCATGCAAACCATCAAATCTTTCACCCCTGCAACAACTG TTATCTTGCAGTGGCTTATCTGGAATAAATATTTTGACTGGAGAATTTGGGCTTCTTTGATTCCAATTGTTGGAGGGATTTTAGTCACTTCTGTCACCGAGCTGAGTTTTAATATGCTGGGGTTTTTTGCTGCTTTATTTGGCTGTCTTGCTACCTCTACAAAAACCATTCTTGCGGAGTCTTTGTTGCATGGATACAAATTTGATAG CATAAACACAGTATACTACATGGCACCTTTTGCAACTATGATCTTGGCCATACCAGCTATGCTGCTAGAAGGACCGGGAGTTGTGGAATGGATTCATACATCTCCGTCGCTGTTCTCGTCCCTTGTCATCATTTTCGGGTCTGGAGTGTTAGCATTTTGCCTCAACTTCTCgattttttatgtaattcacTCCACAACTGCTGTGACCTTCAATGTTGCCGGAAATCTTAAG GTAGCAGTTGCTGTTACATGCTCATGGCTGATCTTCCGGAACCCAATTTCCGCAATGAATGCAGTTGGATGTGCTATAACCCTCTTGGGATGTACCTTCTACGGGTACATTAGGCACATGCTTTCACAAACACCTGGAGCCCCTCGTACACCTAGGACGCCTCGGACTCCAAGAGCTATAACAGAGTTGATTCCATTAGTCAATGAGAAATTAGATGATAAAGTTTGA
- the LOC142552936 gene encoding UDP-galactose transporter 1-like isoform X2, protein MDLSGAYLVIKVLKLKPLILVDPEDRWRRIFPMSFIFCINIVLGNVSLRYIPVSFMQTIKSFTPATTVILQWLIWNKYFDWRIWASLIPIVGGILVTSVTELSFNMLGFFAALFGCLATSTKTILAESLLHGYKFDSINTVYYMAPFATMILAIPAMLLEGPGVVEWIHTSPSLFSSLVIIFGSGVLAFCLNFSIFYVIHSTTAVTFNVAGNLKVAVAVTCSWLIFRNPISAMNAVGCAITLLGCTFYGYIRHMLSQTPGAPRTPRTPRTPRAITELIPLVNEKLDDKV, encoded by the exons ATGGATCTTTCAG GTGCATACCTGGTAATTAAAGTGCTAAAACTAAAGCCACTCATTCTGGTTGACCCTGAAGATCGCTGGAGGAGAATTTTTCCCATGTCATTTATATTTTGTATCAACATAGTTTTGGGAAATGTGAGCCTGCGTTATATTCCAGTTTCTTTCATGCAAACCATCAAATCTTTCACCCCTGCAACAACTG TTATCTTGCAGTGGCTTATCTGGAATAAATATTTTGACTGGAGAATTTGGGCTTCTTTGATTCCAATTGTTGGAGGGATTTTAGTCACTTCTGTCACCGAGCTGAGTTTTAATATGCTGGGGTTTTTTGCTGCTTTATTTGGCTGTCTTGCTACCTCTACAAAAACCATTCTTGCGGAGTCTTTGTTGCATGGATACAAATTTGATAG CATAAACACAGTATACTACATGGCACCTTTTGCAACTATGATCTTGGCCATACCAGCTATGCTGCTAGAAGGACCGGGAGTTGTGGAATGGATTCATACATCTCCGTCGCTGTTCTCGTCCCTTGTCATCATTTTCGGGTCTGGAGTGTTAGCATTTTGCCTCAACTTCTCgattttttatgtaattcacTCCACAACTGCTGTGACCTTCAATGTTGCCGGAAATCTTAAG GTAGCAGTTGCTGTTACATGCTCATGGCTGATCTTCCGGAACCCAATTTCCGCAATGAATGCAGTTGGATGTGCTATAACCCTCTTGGGATGTACCTTCTACGGGTACATTAGGCACATGCTTTCACAAACACCTGGAGCCCCTCGTACACCTAGGACGCCTCGGACTCCAAGAGCTATAACAGAGTTGATTCCATTAGTCAATGAGAAATTAGATGATAAAGTTTGA
- the LOC142554409 gene encoding uncharacterized protein LOC142554409 has translation MPSSDSLLRQLSSKEGWKSTSRRWVGGRGWGSSLEQMEGMNNVCYGSETGFFVVKKRVMVLVDQSSYSKHAMMWALTHVANKGDIITLLHVVPSSEFDKSSSHFLVSTLGSLCKACKPEVEVEALVIQGSKLGTVMSQVKKLEVSVLVLGQKEPSSLLYCLCLKSSTEEFVEHCIETLECLTIGVRKQSGGVGGYLISTRWHKNFWLLA, from the exons ATGCCAAGTTCAGATTCATTGCTCAGGCAACTAAGCAGCAAAGAAGGATGGAAATCAACTTCCAGAAGATGGGTCGGCGGCCGAGGATGGGGATCTAGCTTGGAGCAAATGGAAGGGATGAACAACGTGTGTTATGGGAGTGAGACGGGGTTCTTTGTGGTGAAAAAAAGAGTAATGGTTTTGGTGGATCAGTCTTCGTATTCCAAGCATGCAATGATGTGGGCTCTGACTCATGTTGCTAACAAGGGTGATATAATCACTCTTCTTCATGTCGTGCCTTCTTCCGAGTTTGACAAATCTTCGTCCCATTTCCTTGTTAGCACGCTTGGGTCACTCTGTAAGGCGTGTAAGCCTGAG GTTGAAGTAGAAGCACTGGTGATCCAAGGATCAAAGCTAGGCACAGTGATGAGCCAAGTCAAGAAACTTGAGGTGTCTGTTCTTGTTTTGGGTCAAAAGGAGCCTTCATCCTTACTCTATTG CCTGTGTTTGAAAAGCAGCACGGAGGAATTCGTGGAACATTGCATCGAGACTTTGGAATGCTTGACTATTGGAGTGAGGAAACAGAGCGGAGGAGTTGGCGGATACCTTATCAGCACAAGATGGCACAAAAATTTCTGGCTTTTGGCTTAG
- the LOC142552938 gene encoding lysM domain-containing GPI-anchored protein 1-like — MSFQDLNTTLGVLTFLGLVGAFFTRTTSKSTIEPCSNSGTCSSLVGYTLYTDLKVSEVASLFSVDPISLLLANSIDISYPDVENHILPSQLFLKVPIPCSCIDGIRKSGGIFYKTRPSDTLTGISSAVYGGLVSADQIKEANPDASLSDPSVISVGTKLNIPLPCTCFDNSDNNLPAIYMSYVVKGVDTLVGIAGRYSTTVNDLTNVNALGSMEIVEGDILAIPLSACASSFPKYASDYGLVVPNGSYAITASHCVQCSCGPWSRNLYCTPASLAVSCSSMQCGNSNLMLGNVTAQQSSAGCNVTSCNYSGYVNGSISATLSSTLQPRCPGTQQFPALIAPPTVVPDLSFTPAPSPSEPGGFPATNPKSSTVPSSNAVLGFSPANGPTGSVPGSSSSYSLMNQLSCFPIILLLCLVKFSM; from the exons ATGTCCTTCCAGGACCTCAACACTACACTTGGAGTCCTCACCTTCCTCGGACTCGTCGGCGCGTTTTTCACACGTACCACCTCCAAATCCACCATAGAGCCGTGCTCGAACTCCGGCACCTGCAGCTCACTCGTCGGGTACACCCTTTACACCGACCTCAAAGTCTCCGAAGTAGCGTCTCTCTTCTCCGTGGACCCCATCTCCCTTCTACTGGCGAACTCCATCGACATATCATACCCCGATGTCGAAAATCACATTTTGCCCTCCCAGCTCTTCCTCAAAGTACCCATCCCCTGCTCTTGCATCGACGGCATTCGGAAATCCGGCGGTATTTTCTACAAAACGCGTCCTTCCGACACCCTCACTGGCATTTCTTCCGCCGTGTACGGCGGTCTTGTCTCGGCTGACCAGATTAAAGAGGCCAACCCAGACGCTTCTTTGTCTGACCCTTCGGTGATTAGCGTCGGGACGAAGCTTAATATCCCGCTGCCTTGTACTTGTTTTGATAACAGTGACAACAATTTGCCGGCGATTTACATGTCTTACGTTGTTAAAGGTGTGGATACTCTGGTGGGGATTGCGGGGAGGTATTCAACAACTGTGAATGATTTGACGAATGTGAATGCTTTGGGAAGTATGGAGATTGTTGAGGGTGACATTCTTGCTATTCCATTATCTG CTTGTGCGTCTAGTTTCCCAAAGTATGCTTCAGATTATGGCTTAGTTGTTCCAAACGGGAGTTATGCCATAACTGCTAGTCATTGTGTGCAGTGCAGTTGTGGACCATGGAGTCGCAA TTTGTATTGCACACCAGCCTCATTAGCAGTTTCTTGTTCGAGCATGCAATGCGGAAATAGCAATCTTATGCTGGGAAATGTTACCGCACAACAATCTAGTGCTGGATGCAATGTGACTTCTTGCAATTACAGTGGCTATGTTAATGGAAGCATCTCTGCGAC GTTGTCCTCAACTCTCCAACCAAGATGCCCAG GAACACAGCAATTTCCGGCGCTTATTGCTCCACCTACAGTCGTCCCTGATTTATCTTTCACTCCAGCACCTTCGCCATCCGAGCCTGGTGGTTTTCCCGCCACGAACCCGAAATCATCTACTGTGCCCTCTTCTAATGCTGTTCTTGGATTTTCACCTGCTAATGGACCTACTGGAAGTGTCCCTGGTTCTTCTAGTTCTTACTCATTAATGAATCAGTTGTCTTGTTTCCCAATCATCCTTCTATTGTGTCTTGTCAAGTTCTCGATGTAA